The DNA window acactttaattattgcgtttatatttttgttcagtattaaaGACATAAATTTGTTAAACTCTCCATATAATTATCCAATGAAACAAATGCAAACAGATGCAAGCCTATGACTACTGGGACAGCCTACAGTTCCATTGAACTTCTCTAACATCATTGCACGATCCTGGAGCTGTCCTTTCAGCACCACGAAGGGCGCTCAATCGCTTTAAATGACATTTCATCAAGATCTGTTGCCTACGCCTAATAGTCatactgtaacggctttcttcctgggatttacatttactatgttagtCCAGGTTGGTGGGGCTGTTTTGAAAACCACGTGGAGAGTCTGCACTTTCTCTTCAAATGTTAGCAATTTGATGATTAATTTGATAATTTCATGTGAGGCCTTAAGATGTGTCACTGGCGTTCATGGGTTGTAACCCTATGTTATTTTCCAATCATTTCgttgtgaaaatatatattttttattctgttccactgttccgaccagcaaaataaagttctgaaccggtttGAACCCCAAAAAAGTAACGGTTTATATCGTTGCTAACTCTTCCTTTTTAAATCTCTGAaatcaataataataaaaaaaaaagacatttagctcaacattaaattacttcaccaatcagtgcagaTAGAGCAGCTTGCTGTGGAGCGGGCAAGCTATTAGCATGAATTAGACAGACGAGTGTAGGGTGCGAGATGCGAGTGACATTTTGCGGGttgcgagagacagagagagggtagaggaggctTGGCTTGAAGCTTTGGGCATCTTGtcgttatgacatgcattatatTATTAGGCTCACAGAACTATACCTACAGAGGAGCGGCTTCTATGAAATAactgaatgtctttgaacttcctAGAGTTAGCTTAATGTTGgaccagctagctaacaagcatgtgtgtgcagagcagcaccagaattaaaataaaaacacgtcttacctttttgtagttaataaatccaatgtgaaacgtgataactatagtttccttaactagcattgaaaaggttaatacattcttctttaataaAAAAcctccctaatttctgaatcacaCTACttgaccagtggttcccaaccaggggtactaggatgggtgtacttggcctatccacagggggtactccAGGCAGAGCAAAATTCCGTTGGTGGTACAGTAAATGAAAAAGGCTGGGAACCACTGTACTAGACCATGCTTCAGGGGCAGGTTGCCTACACACGcactggcaaagattttcagcaggcaggcaggcatttatttatttaatgtggtAAAAATATCGAATTACATTAAGCTGTAATATATGTTGATTTATAATGTTAAGGGGTTTTAACTAAAAAAATAAGTTCAATCATTTAAAAAAGTTGGCTGGTCAAAAAGCCACCATTTTTGAAGAAGACCCAGGACTAGTCTCATCATAAACCTATTTTCAATGGTCCCATAATTATAAATCCACAAACAATTTGGCTCTACAGGAATTTTATAACTACAAATCATCCATCTATAGACGAGGTGTACATTTTATTTGAATGTGAAAGTGAATGCAACATTTTTGATAAGCTTAAAGTGCCAAGTTTATTATAAATTGACTGTTAATTCTATGGGCTGCAGCTCTTAAATCCttggtctctctgtgttgtcaatAACTCTCCTCTGCCTCCCAAATTTTTTTGTGCAGAAATCTCTGAAGTTTTCTCCCACAAAGAAGAAAAGGAACGGGTCCAGGCAGCTGTTACCCGCTGCAAGACAGAGCGTTACCACGGCAGCCTTCCGAATCCCCTGGAGGTAGCTGCAAGAATCCTCACAGCCATTTAGTTGAGCATTCTGCTCTGCTGCCAGGAAGAGGGTTCGCACCACATGATAGGGCAGGAAGCAGATGAGGAAGATGCAGAGACCGAGGATGACAAGGGCACAAGACTTTCTTGTAGAGGGCTTCCTCATCCCCTCCACCCCAGCCCTACACTGCCTCAGGCTGAGCAGCACACATATGTAGCAGACAGAGATGACAGTGAAGGGCAGGGCAAAGCCCACCACCAGGGCAGCACGGTTCAGAAGAATGATGGTGCCCAAGCTGCTGCCCAGCTCCAGACAGCGGGTCTGCTCTTCCCCCTCCTGGATAGTCCCAATACTCAGTAGGGGTGTAGAGGCCAGGGCAACAAATATCCAGATGAGTAGACACCCTCCCCAACCACAGGATCCACCCTCCAGACTCATGAAGGTGTAGGGGTGTGATACAGCTAGGTAACGGAGGACACTCAGGGCCAGCAGGAAGTAGACAGAGCCATACATGTTGATATAGAATACGTAGGAGACCAGGCGGCAGGTGAGATCCCCAAACGGCCAATGGGAGTCCAGCAGGTAGTATGCTGATCTCAGGGGCAGAGAGCAAACCAGCATGAGGTCAGACATCAGCAGGTTCACCATGTACAGGTTGACCATGGtgatgctcctcctcctcctgtacaTGCTCAGAAAGACCCAGAGGGAGGCACTGTTGGCTATTAGGCCCAGGAAGAAGATGAGCAAGTACGTAGCAGGAAACACACTGTGCTTGAAGCTGTCGATGGGACAATCACATGTCAGATTACTCATCCCTGACTCCAGACTCATGTTGTCTGTGCCTCCAGTTAGACCTTTG is part of the Oncorhynchus clarkii lewisi isolate Uvic-CL-2024 chromosome 10, UVic_Ocla_1.0, whole genome shotgun sequence genome and encodes:
- the LOC139419534 gene encoding cysteinyl leukotriene receptor 2-like; the protein is MTRMQQYWTTERGLTGGTDNMSLESGMSNLTCDCPIDSFKHSVFPATYLLIFFLGLIANSASLWVFLSMYRRRRSITMVNLYMVNLLMSDLMLVCSLPLRSAYYLLDSHWPFGDLTCRLVSYVFYINMYGSVYFLLALSVLRYLAVSHPYTFMSLEGGSCGWGGCLLIWIFVALASTPLLSIGTIQEGEEQTRCLELGSSLGTIILLNRAALVVGFALPFTVISVCYICVLLSLRQCRAGVEGMRKPSTRKSCALVILGLCIFLICFLPYHVVRTLFLAAEQNAQLNGCEDSCSYLQGIRKAAVVTLCLAAGNSCLDPFLFFFVGENFRDFCTKKFGRQRRVIDNTERPRI